A window from Planktothrix sp. FACHB-1365 encodes these proteins:
- a CDS encoding response regulator transcription factor: MNKVMVVEDSVTQREMISNLLKDSGLQVSVASDGVEALEQVQKSCPDLMVLDIVMPRMNGYELCRRLKSDPKTRNIAIVMCSSKGEEFDRYWGMKQGADAYIAKPFQPTELVGTVKQLLRG; this comes from the coding sequence ATGAATAAAGTTATGGTGGTAGAAGATAGTGTCACCCAACGGGAGATGATTTCTAATCTTCTCAAAGATAGTGGCTTACAAGTCAGTGTCGCCAGTGATGGTGTAGAAGCATTAGAACAAGTCCAAAAAAGCTGCCCCGATTTAATGGTGCTCGATATTGTCATGCCTCGGATGAATGGTTATGAACTTTGTCGTCGCCTCAAATCCGATCCCAAAACCCGCAATATTGCCATTGTGATGTGTTCTTCTAAAGGGGAAGAATTTGATCGCTATTGGGGAATGAAACAGGGGGCAGATGCTTATATCGCTAAACCGTTCCAGCCGACGGAATTAGTCGGAACCGTTAAAC